GCCACCAGAACGCCCTGGGCGTGCTGGTGGTGTACCGGAGCTCGACGCGCGCCTTCGGGCCAGAGGAAGGCAACCGCCTGCGCGTGCTGGCGTCCATCGCAGGCCTGGCGATCTCTCGAAGCCATGAGCGCCGCCAGCAGCATCGCCTCGAGGGACACATCCTGCGCTCCCCACTGGGGCTCATCGTCTTCGACGGCAGGGGTAACCTGCTCCGTGCCAACCGGAAGGCCTGTGAGATTCTCGGCCGCCCGGAGCGCGAGCTCCTCGAGCTGGGCTGGGAGGCGCTCACCGCGCGCGACGGGACGTCGTTCGGTGGCCTGGTGGCGGAGGTCGTATCCGGCCACCGCGACGCGGCCGAGTGCGAGCTCCGGCTGGAGCTCCCGGACGGCTCGGTGAATTGGGCGAGCGCGGTGACCACGGTGGTGATGGGCGAGGGGGGCGGTGTCTCGTACGGGGTGGTCCAGCTCAAGGATCTCACCGCCGGCGTGATCGCCGAGGAGCGCGCGCGCCGCTCGGCGGCGCTGCTCGAGGCCTTCAGCGAGACGCTGCCCGTGGCCATGGGCGTGGCCGAGTTCCTGGGCGACGACCTGCGCATCATCCGCGCCAACCACACCCTCGCGAACCAGGTGGGCATGGACCTGCACCAGCTCCGGGGCAGGCGGGTTTCGGAGCTGCCGGTGTCGCAGGTGAGCGCCAAGCGCGTACTCACCTTCGTGGCCGAGGCCGTCCACGGTGGCCAGGTGGTGCGCTTCGAGCTGGACAGCGGGGTCACCGGGCGCCACTTCGACTGCTATGCCGCGTCGGTGAAAGGGATCCGCGAAGGGCCGCCCATGGTCTGCTTCGCCGCCGTGGACACCACCGACAGCCGCCAGTTCCAGAGCCGGCTCATCGACACCGAGCGCCTCGCGAACATCGGGCGGCTCTCGGCGCAGATCGTCCACGACCTCAGCAACCCCATCACGTACATCACCTCCAACCTGGCCATGCTGGGCGAGGAGCTGCTCACCCTGCCGCCCGAGGTGCCGAAGGAGTCGGCGGCGTTCATGCGCACGGCCGTGGCCGAGGCGCGCGAGGGTGCCACCCGGGTGTGCTCGCTCATCCGCGAGGTGCTGGAGCTGGCGCGGCCCGCTCGGACGCGGCGCGGCCCTGCAGATGTCCGCGACGTGGTGGAGGGCGCGCTCCGCATCGCCCGCGGTCAGATCCTGGGCCGGGCGCGGGTGGTGACCGAGCTCGACGACGCGCCCACCGCGGCGATCGACCCCAGCCGACTGGGTCAGGTGGTGCTCAACCTCATCGTGAACGCGGCGCAGGCCATC
This genomic interval from Deltaproteobacteria bacterium contains the following:
- a CDS encoding PAS domain-containing protein, producing the protein MIELARSWTDELVDAEEALVRHEGSAEEAMALAAQAARLAVDADDALVAVPQGDHFVCHGSLGPAIPAAGARVPLAGGLVERCLSEQRILFVDDLAQEQRARPASALRPVQGALLLVPVMSHQNALGVLVVYRSSTRAFGPEEGNRLRVLASIAGLAISRSHERRQQHRLEGHILRSPLGLIVFDGRGNLLRANRKACEILGRPERELLELGWEALTARDGTSFGGLVAEVVSGHRDAAECELRLELPDGSVNWASAVTTVVMGEGGGVSYGVVQLKDLTAGVIAEERARRSAALLEAFSETLPVAMGVAEFLGDDLRIIRANHTLANQVGMDLHQLRGRRVSELPVSQVSAKRVLTFVAEAVHGGQVVRFELDSGVTGRHFDCYAASVKGIREGPPMVCFAAVDTTDSRQFQSRLIDTERLANIGRLSAQIVHDLSNPITYITSNLAMLGEELLTLPPEVPKESAAFMRTAVAEAREGATRVCSLIREVLELARPARTRRGPADVRDVVEGALRIARGQILGRARVVTELDDAPTAAIDPSRLGQVVLNLIVNAAQAIPEGDPGAHTIRVRVRAVDDGVSLEVSDTGCGIPKETLERLFTPFFTTKPAGVGNGLGLVSCKEYVQDAGGRIEVESEPGRGTTFRVVLPIFDGAAPLLGPRLVPA